GACCAGTATTACGGATCCGACGCCCCAGAAGGTTGCTATCAGCGTATCCAATGATGTTGAAGCAGAAGTGACTGCTGTTAAAAACTTGGTGGATGCTTACAACAAGATTCTAACTAATCTCAACAGTAAGCTGGATGAAACCCGTTATACTGACTATGCGCCGCTGACCGATGATCAAAAAGCCAGCATGAAAGATTCGGAGATTACTGCATGGAATACCAAAGCACAAAGCGGTATGCTGCATCGGGATTCGACGATCTCCAGTTTGGTGGATAGCATGCGCAACGCCTTCATCGGTTCCATTTCCGGGTTGACCGGCAAGTACACTAATGCGGCCGCAATCGGACTTACTACCAGCAACTATATGGAGGAAGGCAAGCTGCATCTGGATGAAACCAAACTGCGGAATGCGCTGACGGATGACCCGACGATTCTGGATAAACTGTTTGCGACTGCCGGAACTTCTACTGTCGGGGCTGACGGGAAAGTAGTGACCAGCACGCCGACCCAGGGAATTGCCGGGCGAATTTACGATGCCATTACTACTACGATGGATAAGCTGTATCAGAAAGCCGGTTCGACCGCGATTGCTTCGTCGGATGTCAGCAGTACTCTTGCCAAGCAATTAACGGATTACACGAAACGGATCAAGGACGTGACAACACGGGATAACGATATGGAGGACACTTATTATAAGAGGTTCAATGCCATGGAGGCGGCATTGGCTCAATTGAATCAGCAGAATAGTACGCTAGCATCGATGCTGGGAACTAAATAGTAAGATGCGGGAGGATTATGATGGTTAACGCGAATATGGCCAATGCGTATAAACGCCAGCAAATTTTGACAGCTTCGCCGGAAGAATTGACTTTGCTTTTATACAATGGCGCTTTGCGATTTGTTCACGAAAGTATAACGGCGATGGAGCAGGGACAACGGGAAAAATCCAGCAATGCCAATTTGCGGGCGCAGGAAATTGTGCGGGAGTTTATGGCGACGCTGGATATGAAATATGAACTGTCAAAGACCTGGATGCGGCTCTATGATTACATTGAATACTGCCTGATTCAGGGAAATATCAAGCAGGATAAAGAAAAGCTGGAGCAGGCGCGACATACTCTCCAGGAGTTAAGGGATGCCTGGGTGGGAGCGATGAAACAAGTTCGTTCGGCCCGGGCGGTGGCCAAGTAGATGGAAGGAAGGACAGAAGAGCAGCTCTGGCTGGATTTCCGGTTTCTGACGAAGGAAATGGCCAAGTTTCTGGCAAAAGATGAGATGGAGTTGTTTTACGACCTGCTGCGGCA
The genomic region above belongs to Veillonellales bacterium and contains:
- the fliS gene encoding flagellar export chaperone FliS, coding for MVNANMANAYKRQQILTASPEELTLLLYNGALRFVHESITAMEQGQREKSSNANLRAQEIVREFMATLDMKYELSKTWMRLYDYIEYCLIQGNIKQDKEKLEQARHTLQELRDAWVGAMKQVRSARAVAK